In Aspergillus fumigatus Af293 chromosome 4, whole genome shotgun sequence, one genomic interval encodes:
- a CDS encoding DUF1761 domain-containing protein, whose product MTTLHYLPPVKPSAIAMGTIFTHTASLGILAPVFGDTYHRAQAANSKEEFIKSKEAAGAAAAWGSSLVGSAVQTYGVAALINATGTLSYKGAAYLGSLIFMASSAPSFISQIFTEKRPLDTVAVGAVSRVFETVGLSLFLTWWGTRTNPFD is encoded by the exons ATGACCACTCTCCACT ATCTCCCTCCCGTGAAACCCTCGGCTATTGCGATGGGTACTATCTTCACCCATACGGCTTCACTGGGTATTCTCGCACCTGTCTTTGGTGATACTTATCATCGTGCGCAGGCCGCCAATTCCAAGGAGGAATTTatcaagtccaaggaggcTGCGGGAGCAGCGGCGGCTTGGGGTAGCTCCCTGGTTGGAAGCGCCGTTCAGACTTATGGTGTTGCCGCCCTGATCAATGCTACTGGAACGCTGAGCTACAAGGGAGCTGCCTATTTGGGAAGCTTAATTTTCATGGCCAGTTCTGCTCCAAGT TTTATCAGCCAAATCTTCACCGAAAAGCGACCCCTCGatactgttgctgttggtgcTGTCAGCAGGGTGTTTGAGACAGTTGGGCTTAGTCTGTTCCTTACCTGGTGGGGTACTCGCACAAATCCTTTCGATTAG